Proteins from a single region of Chryseobacterium scophthalmum:
- a CDS encoding PRTRC system ThiF family protein, translated as METVKTAVHFTDNYLISPTNPIDVNLIGAGGTGSKVLTALMEMSHSLTELEHPGLQVRLWDDDVITEANLGRQRFALSETGLYKSVALINRVNRFMGTNWKAETQKFERNNFGGLPENAKATIYITCVDNVQARFDIAEMLKAMSKRRANRDEPKYWLDFGNSQQTGQVILSTIGEIKQPNSEKYETVASLPMVTDEFGELLKQSEQTDDTPSCSLAEALEKQDLYINATLAQMGCSLLWSMFRYGMTENRGFFLNLKNFQTQPLKVA; from the coding sequence ATGGAAACAGTAAAAACAGCCGTTCATTTTACGGACAACTATCTGATAAGTCCGACCAACCCGATTGACGTCAATTTGATTGGTGCGGGTGGCACAGGTTCAAAGGTCTTAACTGCTTTAATGGAAATGAGCCACAGCCTAACAGAATTGGAACACCCAGGGTTGCAGGTGCGTTTGTGGGATGATGATGTTATAACCGAAGCAAATTTAGGAAGACAGCGATTTGCACTGAGTGAAACAGGATTGTACAAATCCGTAGCCTTGATAAACCGTGTCAATCGTTTTATGGGTACGAATTGGAAAGCAGAAACCCAAAAATTTGAACGTAATAATTTCGGTGGTCTGCCCGAAAATGCAAAGGCAACGATTTACATTACTTGCGTGGATAACGTACAGGCACGATTTGATATTGCCGAAATGCTCAAAGCGATGAGCAAACGCAGAGCCAACCGTGACGAACCAAAGTATTGGTTAGACTTTGGCAACAGCCAACAAACAGGACAAGTGATACTATCTACAATCGGAGAGATTAAACAACCCAACTCTGAGAAATACGAAACGGTGGCAAGCCTGCCAATGGTTACGGATGAATTTGGCGAACTGCTGAAACAGTCCGAACAAACAGACGACACGCCAAGTTGCAGTTTAGCCGAAGCATTGGAAAAACAGGACTTGTATATCAATGCTACATTGGCTCAAATGGGTTGTTCCTTATTATGGTCTATGTTCCGCTATGGAATGACCGAAAACAGGGGCTTTTTTCTTAATTTGAAGAACTTCCAGACCCAACCCTTAAAAGTCGCCTGA